In one Arenibacter antarcticus genomic region, the following are encoded:
- the dprA gene encoding DNA-processing protein DprA has translation MSKDEIIAYLRLQSVPNIGDITAKKLIAHCGGAEAIFSCKMDSLLKIDGIGRFTLKGLKDTQHLEAAEEEYSYIKENEIQLYSYTDPNYPTYLKHCIDGPILLFGSGKIDLNNQRIISVVGTRNITSYGTAFCEELIDTLAPLDPIIVSGFAYGVDICVQKSAIKNGLQTIGCLAHGLNQIYPKQHKRFIVDVEKRGGFFTEFWSTSEPERENFLKRNRIIAGMSEATIVVESAEKGGSLVTADIANSYSRDVFAVPGRVQDRYSTGCNNLIKQQKAQMLTSAADLIYMLGWELEEKQTKTVQKQLFVELDETEKDIYTYLQTGGKQMLDSIALDCKLPIYKVSSTLLNMEMKGVIRPLPGKLFEAI, from the coding sequence ATGTCTAAAGATGAAATAATTGCCTATTTAAGGCTACAGAGCGTTCCTAATATTGGTGATATTACCGCCAAGAAATTAATAGCCCACTGTGGTGGAGCAGAAGCCATTTTCTCGTGCAAAATGGATTCCCTTTTAAAAATTGATGGTATTGGCCGGTTTACCCTAAAGGGATTAAAGGACACACAGCATCTAGAAGCAGCGGAGGAAGAGTATAGCTATATTAAAGAAAATGAAATTCAGCTCTACAGTTATACAGACCCCAATTATCCTACTTACTTAAAACATTGTATAGATGGACCGATCCTGCTTTTTGGAAGTGGTAAGATCGATCTAAACAACCAAAGGATTATCAGTGTAGTGGGAACTAGGAATATTACTAGTTATGGCACCGCTTTCTGTGAGGAATTAATAGATACATTGGCACCACTAGATCCTATAATTGTTAGTGGTTTTGCATATGGAGTGGATATCTGCGTACAAAAATCCGCAATAAAAAACGGCCTACAGACTATTGGCTGCTTGGCTCACGGATTAAATCAAATCTACCCTAAGCAGCATAAGCGATTTATAGTGGATGTAGAAAAAAGAGGTGGTTTTTTTACGGAATTTTGGAGTACCTCAGAACCGGAAAGGGAAAATTTTTTAAAGCGAAATCGGATAATTGCAGGCATGAGCGAAGCCACCATAGTGGTAGAATCGGCAGAAAAAGGAGGCAGTTTAGTCACCGCCGATATTGCCAACAGCTACAGTCGAGATGTTTTTGCAGTTCCCGGCAGGGTACAGGACCGATATAGTACGGGCTGCAACAACCTAATTAAACAACAAAAGGCACAAATGTTAACCTCAGCTGCCGATCTGATCTATATGCTGGGTTGGGAATTGGAGGAAAAACAAACCAAGACCGTGCAAAAACAATTGTTCGTAGAATTGGACGAAACGGAAAAAGACATCTACACCTATCTTCAAACAGGGGGAAAACAAATGCTAGACAGCATAGCTTTGGACTGTAAACTTCCAATATATAAGGTGTCTTCTACCTTGCTTAACATGGAAATGAAAGGAGTAATAAGGCCCCTACCTGGAAAATTATTTGAAGCAATTTAA
- a CDS encoding RNA polymerase sigma factor, with protein MSNLIELINNCKKGKRQAQEQLYRDYSRILFGVCLKYSRNKTEAEDSLHDSFMTIFSKIDQFKHQGSFEGWIKRITINTVLQKYRKEERLSLVSENIEEESVEETGSMDLDLQTLLGYIQELPNKYRLTFNLYVLDGYSHKEISEMLGTSLGTSKSNLARARNILKEKIETNKAKIHMEG; from the coding sequence TTGAGTAATCTAATTGAGCTCATTAATAATTGCAAAAAAGGGAAAAGACAAGCGCAAGAGCAGCTATACCGAGATTATTCTCGGATACTGTTTGGTGTTTGTCTCAAATATTCTCGCAATAAAACGGAGGCCGAGGACAGCTTACACGATAGTTTTATGACGATTTTTAGTAAAATCGATCAATTTAAGCATCAAGGTTCCTTTGAAGGTTGGATAAAGCGTATCACCATAAATACGGTGCTACAGAAATATAGAAAGGAAGAACGATTATCGTTGGTGTCCGAGAATATAGAGGAGGAGAGTGTAGAGGAAACGGGATCTATGGATCTAGACCTTCAAACCTTATTGGGGTATATTCAGGAACTCCCAAATAAATATCGACTGACATTTAATTTATATGTGTTGGACGGTTACAGTCATAAGGAAATAAGTGAAATGCTGGGAACCTCTCTGGGAACTTCTAAATCCAACCTTGCCAGGGCCAGAAACATATTAAAAGAAAAAATCGAAACCAACAAAGCCAAGATCCATATGGAGGGATAA
- a CDS encoding outer membrane beta-barrel protein, giving the protein MNEDKIDKLFQEKLTDFQELPDKDVWRSIEASLDKKHRSRRVIPLWWKLGGVAAVLAILFFAVNPFSSTNTVYPILTDVENKSADEDANNITNDILNNTIKEATSVTTTGEKEWKESKGSVVAKTNNYIKSSTNGGVAASTIDKSKTDKTSTIVDAKEMGVADNAAKKDNGQKLKENPALGNKQDAKGDVLKTSNAFQVSDDKKLADGDTPHKSGQDQLPVAIEAPVQPIDPKKKSIFDEIEREEETIKVAEVKGGKWSAGPSVAPVYFNGIGGGSPINSILASNSKTGNVTLSYGVNVAYEVSKKVSIRSGIHKVDFGYNTNDVSFSSSFNAPAQAQLKNINYTNTAQSIVLRETRRPLGAPQSDMPVALDFTGKSPARMGTMGQQIGYLEVPLEMNYAILDSKFGVNLIGGLSSLFLTDNVVVLQSSGQTTELGEANNINSVNFSTNIGLGLNYKFNTKLKLNIEPVFKYHLNTFNDTSGNFDPYSLGVYSGFSFKF; this is encoded by the coding sequence ATGAATGAAGATAAAATAGACAAACTATTCCAAGAGAAGCTGACCGACTTCCAGGAACTGCCAGACAAAGATGTTTGGCGCTCCATAGAGGCGTCTTTGGATAAAAAGCATCGATCTCGACGAGTTATTCCTCTATGGTGGAAACTTGGTGGAGTTGCTGCCGTACTGGCAATATTGTTCTTTGCCGTAAATCCATTTTCCAGTACCAATACCGTATACCCAATACTTACGGATGTAGAGAATAAGAGCGCAGATGAGGACGCCAACAACATAACTAACGATATCCTGAACAATACCATTAAGGAGGCGACTTCTGTAACTACTACGGGGGAAAAAGAATGGAAAGAATCCAAGGGGAGTGTTGTAGCTAAAACAAATAATTACATAAAGTCAAGTACCAATGGTGGGGTCGCAGCATCGACCATCGATAAGAGTAAAACCGACAAAACCTCAACCATCGTAGACGCTAAAGAAATGGGCGTAGCGGATAACGCGGCTAAAAAAGATAATGGTCAAAAGTTGAAGGAAAATCCAGCTCTTGGTAATAAACAGGATGCGAAAGGCGATGTGCTAAAAACTTCAAATGCTTTTCAGGTTTCTGACGATAAAAAATTAGCAGATGGCGATACTCCCCACAAGAGTGGGCAAGATCAATTGCCTGTAGCTATAGAGGCTCCTGTACAACCAATAGACCCTAAGAAAAAATCTATATTTGACGAAATTGAAAGAGAGGAAGAAACCATTAAAGTTGCAGAAGTAAAAGGTGGAAAATGGTCTGCTGGGCCAAGTGTAGCTCCAGTTTATTTTAATGGTATTGGTGGGGGGTCTCCCATTAATTCTATTTTGGCATCCAATTCCAAAACTGGAAATGTTACGCTCAGCTATGGGGTGAATGTGGCTTATGAGGTTTCTAAAAAAGTTAGCATACGTTCTGGGATTCATAAGGTGGACTTTGGTTATAATACCAATGATGTGTCTTTTTCTTCTTCTTTTAACGCCCCTGCCCAAGCTCAGCTAAAGAATATTAATTACACTAATACTGCACAGTCCATTGTACTTAGGGAAACTAGGAGGCCGTTGGGGGCTCCACAGTCGGATATGCCGGTTGCTCTAGATTTTACTGGTAAGAGTCCTGCTCGTATGGGGACAATGGGGCAGCAAATTGGATATCTAGAAGTTCCCCTAGAGATGAATTACGCCATATTGGATAGTAAATTTGGGGTAAACTTGATAGGTGGATTAAGTTCACTTTTCCTGACGGATAATGTAGTGGTTTTGCAGTCTAGTGGACAAACAACGGAACTGGGAGAGGCCAATAATATAAATTCTGTAAATTTCAGTACCAATATAGGATTGGGGCTTAATTATAAGTTTAACACCAAATTGAAACTAAACATTGAGCCAGTATTTAAGTACCACTTAAATACATTTAATGATACTTCGGGAAATTTTGATCCCTATTCCTTAGGGGTTTATAGCGGTTTTAGCTTTAAGTTTTAA
- a CDS encoding gliding motility lipoprotein GldH, which produces MLRGLASLFMIVLLASCDGQTIRSVYYPTDNGTWHKDSVMQFNFSDLDTVHPFNLFINIRNDQTYPYSNLFLIAELQSPNGDQIRDTIEYEMALPNGQWLGSGNGSLKENKLWYKENIVFPSSGEYTLKVSQAMRKNGQVDGIMELEGITDVGYQIEKINP; this is translated from the coding sequence ATGCTTAGAGGTTTGGCTTCACTGTTCATGATCGTGCTATTAGCGTCCTGTGATGGACAAACAATTAGGTCTGTCTATTACCCAACAGATAACGGGACCTGGCATAAGGATAGTGTTATGCAATTTAACTTTTCCGATCTCGATACGGTGCACCCTTTTAATCTATTTATCAATATAAGGAACGACCAAACCTATCCCTACAGCAACTTGTTCCTAATTGCCGAACTGCAATCCCCCAATGGGGATCAGATAAGAGATACCATTGAGTATGAAATGGCCCTACCCAATGGCCAATGGTTAGGCAGTGGGAATGGCAGTTTAAAAGAAAATAAATTGTGGTATAAGGAAAACATCGTTTTCCCGTCTTCTGGCGAATATACCTTAAAAGTGTCACAGGCCATGCGAAAAAATGGCCAAGTGGATGGCATCATGGAGTTGGAAGGCATTACCGATGTAGGCTACCAAATAGAAAAAATAAATCCTTAA
- a CDS encoding SPOR domain-containing protein: MAEGFLTCIKFTIFVLMGTEHYIAELLYRYNCVMVPEFGAFLTQVRSAVINESNNTFLPPTKTVSFNEQLTSNDGLLVSYMADVEKMSYEDMQKKIALVSQQWRQRLEAGEKLGFPNLGQLWLNKEGKTQFQPSNEVNYLTSSFGLSSFVASPITREVLKEEILELEEKIPFIITPEARKESGIRPYLKYAAVILLAVATSFTGYRLYNENLNNQQLVRQEAQQQVSKNIQEATFFNTAPLELPVISLNISTPKKRGAHQIIAGAFRIKENAEKKVDQLKEKGYDSSYIGENDYGLHMVAYGCYDDADEALQQLRTIKLSESSEAWMRSVK, from the coding sequence ATGGCCGAAGGGTTTTTAACTTGTATAAAATTTACAATCTTTGTTCTTATGGGAACTGAGCATTACATAGCGGAGCTACTTTATAGATATAATTGTGTTATGGTACCAGAATTTGGTGCCTTTTTAACCCAGGTAAGATCGGCGGTCATCAATGAAAGTAACAACACATTTTTGCCACCTACCAAAACTGTATCTTTTAATGAGCAGCTTACTTCTAATGATGGCCTTTTAGTATCTTATATGGCCGACGTGGAAAAAATGTCCTACGAGGACATGCAGAAAAAGATCGCTCTTGTTTCACAACAGTGGAGACAACGCTTAGAAGCGGGGGAGAAACTTGGCTTTCCCAATCTAGGCCAATTATGGCTCAACAAAGAAGGGAAAACACAGTTCCAACCTTCCAATGAGGTCAATTACCTTACTTCATCTTTTGGACTGTCCTCTTTTGTAGCTTCCCCTATTACGAGGGAAGTTTTGAAAGAAGAAATTTTAGAGCTAGAAGAAAAAATCCCTTTCATTATTACTCCCGAAGCGCGTAAAGAATCAGGTATTAGGCCTTATTTAAAATACGCTGCAGTAATATTGTTGGCGGTAGCTACTAGCTTTACAGGTTATCGTTTGTACAATGAAAATTTGAATAACCAACAATTGGTACGTCAGGAGGCCCAACAACAGGTGTCCAAAAACATTCAGGAAGCTACTTTCTTCAATACGGCTCCCTTAGAATTGCCAGTTATATCCCTAAATATTAGTACGCCAAAAAAACGTGGTGCTCACCAGATTATCGCCGGTGCCTTTAGAATTAAGGAAAATGCGGAGAAGAAAGTGGACCAGCTTAAGGAAAAGGGGTATGATTCTTCGTATATAGGAGAAAACGATTATGGCCTGCATATGGTTGCCTACGGTTGTTATGATGATGCTGACGAGGCTTTGCAACAACTGCGCACTATAAAACTTTCCGAATCTTCGGAAGCTTGGATGCGGTCGGTGAAATAA
- the recA gene encoding recombinase RecA, with translation MSSEKEAKLKALKLTLDKLDKTYGKGAVMKMGDSVAQDVEVISSGSLGLNIALGVGGYPRGRVIEIYGPESSGKTTLTLHAMAEAQKNGGIAAFIDAEHAFDRFYAQKLGVDIDNLIISQPDHGEQALEIADNLIRSGAIDIVVIDSVAALTPKSEIEGEMGDSKMGLHARLMSQALRKLTGSISKTNCTVIFINQLREKIGVMFGNPETTTGGNALKFYASVRLDIRRSTQIKDTDGGVQGNKTRVKVVKNKVAPPFRTAEFDIMYGEGISKVGEIIDLGVEFEIIKKSGSWFSYGDTKLGQGRDAVKGLLLDNPELLDELEGKIIEAIKAVKA, from the coding sequence ATGAGTTCTGAAAAAGAAGCAAAATTAAAAGCATTAAAACTTACCCTAGACAAATTGGATAAAACCTATGGTAAAGGGGCCGTAATGAAGATGGGGGATAGCGTAGCTCAGGATGTTGAGGTAATATCTTCCGGGTCATTGGGGTTGAATATTGCCTTAGGTGTTGGCGGTTATCCACGTGGAAGGGTTATTGAAATATACGGACCTGAATCTTCTGGTAAGACCACTCTTACGCTTCATGCTATGGCAGAAGCGCAAAAAAATGGAGGAATTGCCGCTTTTATAGATGCGGAGCATGCCTTTGATCGATTTTATGCCCAAAAACTAGGGGTAGATATAGACAATCTAATCATTTCCCAACCAGACCATGGGGAGCAAGCTTTGGAAATAGCCGATAATCTTATTAGATCAGGCGCGATCGATATTGTGGTGATCGACTCCGTAGCGGCATTGACGCCAAAAAGTGAGATAGAGGGAGAAATGGGAGACTCAAAGATGGGACTTCATGCCCGATTGATGTCACAAGCCCTAAGAAAATTAACAGGATCTATAAGCAAAACTAATTGTACCGTTATTTTCATCAACCAGTTGCGGGAGAAAATTGGAGTAATGTTCGGTAACCCCGAAACTACTACTGGGGGTAATGCTCTTAAATTCTACGCATCCGTACGTTTAGACATTAGAAGGTCTACCCAGATAAAGGATACCGATGGAGGTGTACAAGGAAATAAAACAAGGGTAAAAGTGGTTAAGAATAAGGTGGCCCCTCCATTTAGGACTGCCGAGTTCGACATTATGTACGGCGAAGGGATATCTAAAGTAGGAGAGATAATCGATTTAGGGGTCGAATTTGAGATCATTAAGAAAAGTGGTTCTTGGTTTAGTTATGGAGATACCAAACTAGGGCAAGGTAGGGATGCCGTAAAAGGTCTACTGTTAGACAATCCGGAACTGTTGGATGAGCTTGAAGGTAAGATTATTGAAGCTATTAAAGCAGTAAAAGCATAA
- a CDS encoding rhodanese-related sulfurtransferase, producing MQLYNTLSAKEREALIEEAGQDRLTISFYKYARIGNPSIFRNHLFIHWNELDVLGRIYVAHEGINAQLSVPAENFEAFKAHLDSIVFLENVRLNIAIEQDNKSFLKLKVKVRDKILADGLNDATFDVTNKGIHVNAEEFNALIEDPNTVLVDMRNHYESEIGHFKNAVTPDVDTFRDSLDIIERDLADLKEDKKLVMYCTGGIRCEKASAYYKHKGFKQVYQLEGGIIEYTRQVNDQNIENKFLGKNFVFDHRRGERITDHVISNCHQCGNPCDVHVNCANEACHLLFIQCDSCATTMNSCCSTDCKEVHNLPFEEQKKLRKGLVVSNKIFKKGRSEVLKFKK from the coding sequence ATGCAACTGTACAATACCTTAAGTGCAAAGGAAAGAGAAGCTCTTATAGAGGAGGCTGGTCAAGATAGGCTGACTATTTCTTTCTACAAATATGCACGTATTGGCAATCCGTCAATTTTTCGAAATCATTTATTTATCCATTGGAACGAACTAGATGTTTTGGGCCGTATTTATGTCGCCCATGAGGGGATAAATGCCCAATTATCTGTGCCTGCAGAGAACTTTGAAGCCTTTAAGGCCCATTTGGACAGCATTGTATTTTTAGAGAATGTCCGCTTAAACATCGCCATTGAACAAGACAATAAATCCTTCCTTAAGCTTAAGGTGAAGGTGAGAGATAAAATTTTGGCCGATGGCCTAAACGATGCCACATTTGATGTCACCAACAAAGGCATCCATGTAAACGCCGAAGAGTTCAACGCTCTCATTGAAGATCCGAATACGGTTTTGGTAGACATGCGAAACCATTACGAGAGTGAAATTGGTCATTTTAAAAATGCTGTAACACCCGATGTGGATACTTTTCGGGATTCTCTGGATATAATAGAGCGGGATCTTGCCGACCTCAAGGAGGATAAAAAATTGGTGATGTACTGCACCGGGGGAATCCGATGCGAAAAGGCCAGTGCCTACTACAAGCACAAGGGCTTTAAACAGGTGTACCAACTAGAAGGCGGCATCATAGAATATACACGTCAGGTAAACGACCAAAACATAGAAAATAAGTTCTTGGGAAAGAATTTTGTATTTGACCACCGCCGGGGGGAACGTATCACGGACCATGTTATCTCCAATTGTCATCAATGTGGAAACCCATGCGACGTACATGTAAACTGCGCCAATGAGGCCTGTCACTTACTTTTTATCCAGTGCGATTCCTGTGCAACGACTATGAATAGTTGTTGTTCCACTGATTGTAAAGAGGTACATAACCTACCCTTTGAGGAGCAGAAAAAACTAAGGAAAGGTCTAGTGGTCAGTAATAAAATCTTTAAAAAAGGAAGATCGGAAGTGCTTAAATTTAAAAAGTAA
- a CDS encoding 1-acyl-sn-glycerol-3-phosphate acyltransferase — protein MISILRKIGQTLYRVWFYILVALPILVMFPFLLLFTFSEKTYSQFFWVARNIWANCIIYGMGWYPQIKKEQQLVKGESYMLVANHTSMLDIMLMLKVSKNPFVFIGKKELVKIPLFGFFYKRVCILVDRESTKSRSAVYRRAQRRLSQGLSICIFPEGGVPDEEVFLDDFKEGAFKMAIAHKIPIVPITFCDNKKRFSFTFFSGGPGKIRARVHRFFDTAQLNEEDKNGLKEKIRSVILEELKANCP, from the coding sequence ATGATTTCAATCCTAAGAAAAATAGGTCAAACATTATATCGTGTTTGGTTTTATATTTTGGTTGCACTCCCCATTTTGGTCATGTTTCCTTTTTTGTTGTTGTTTACCTTCTCAGAAAAAACTTATTCCCAGTTCTTTTGGGTGGCCCGTAATATTTGGGCAAATTGTATTATTTATGGGATGGGATGGTATCCACAGATAAAAAAAGAGCAGCAGTTGGTAAAAGGGGAAAGTTATATGTTAGTAGCCAACCACACTAGCATGTTAGACATTATGTTGATGTTAAAAGTGAGTAAAAATCCCTTTGTTTTTATCGGAAAGAAGGAACTTGTAAAAATCCCACTCTTTGGATTTTTCTACAAACGAGTTTGCATTTTGGTCGACCGAGAAAGTACAAAGAGCAGAAGTGCCGTTTACAGAAGGGCACAAAGAAGATTAAGTCAAGGACTCAGTATCTGTATTTTCCCCGAAGGAGGAGTGCCAGACGAGGAGGTGTTTTTAGACGATTTTAAGGAAGGTGCCTTTAAAATGGCCATAGCACATAAAATACCCATTGTTCCCATTACTTTTTGCGACAATAAAAAACGATTTTCTTTTACCTTCTTTAGCGGGGGACCAGGAAAAATAAGGGCTAGGGTGCATCGCTTTTTTGATACCGCCCAACTTAATGAAGAAGATAAAAACGGACTTAAAGAAAAGATAAGGTCGGTTATCCTAGAAGAACTGAAAGCTAATTGCCCTTAA
- a CDS encoding regulatory iron-sulfur-containing complex subunit RicT gives MGCSSCSTGKDGQPKGCKNNGTCGTDGCNKLTVFDWLSNMSLPNGEKPFDCVEIRFKNSRKEFFRNSENLSLSIGDIVATQATSGHDVGMVTLTGELVRVQMKKKKEDYSNLELPKIYRKASQKDIDIWQKCRDREEEIKKRAREIAIILKLQMKISDVEFQGDGSKATFYYTAEDRIDFRQLIKDMAKAFGIRIEMRQIGYRQEAQRLGGIGSCGRELCCSTWLTDFRSVSTSAARYQQLSLNPQKLAGQCGKLKCCLNYELDVYLDALKDFPGQETKLFTEKGVAFCQKVDIFKASLWFSYRDEPANWHILSKEQVNEILEKNKKKEKVASLEEYAVENVVEAEKVFENAVGQDSLTRFDAPKRKKNNRNNKNNNRKKSNYKKKPTNNA, from the coding sequence ATGGGTTGTAGCAGTTGTTCAACCGGTAAGGACGGACAGCCAAAAGGATGCAAGAACAATGGGACTTGCGGTACTGACGGCTGTAATAAATTGACGGTATTTGATTGGCTTTCCAATATGTCGCTCCCAAATGGGGAAAAACCATTTGATTGCGTGGAAATTCGTTTTAAAAATAGTAGAAAAGAATTCTTTCGAAATTCTGAAAATCTTTCACTTTCCATCGGAGATATTGTAGCCACCCAGGCAACATCCGGTCACGATGTGGGTATGGTTACTCTCACCGGGGAATTGGTGCGGGTACAGATGAAAAAGAAAAAAGAAGATTACTCTAACCTCGAACTTCCCAAAATTTACCGAAAAGCATCCCAAAAGGATATCGATATTTGGCAGAAATGTAGGGACAGAGAAGAAGAGATAAAAAAGAGGGCCAGAGAAATTGCCATCATCCTAAAACTTCAGATGAAAATTTCTGATGTGGAATTTCAAGGGGACGGCTCCAAAGCTACTTTTTATTATACCGCTGAAGATCGGATAGATTTTAGACAGCTGATCAAGGATATGGCCAAAGCTTTTGGAATCAGAATTGAGATGAGACAGATTGGATACAGGCAAGAAGCCCAACGCTTAGGCGGAATTGGATCTTGTGGTAGGGAACTGTGCTGCTCCACCTGGTTAACAGATTTCAGATCCGTTAGCACCTCGGCCGCACGTTACCAACAGCTTTCGTTAAATCCACAAAAATTAGCGGGACAATGTGGGAAACTAAAATGCTGTCTTAATTATGAACTGGACGTCTACCTAGACGCCTTAAAGGACTTTCCGGGTCAGGAAACGAAGCTTTTCACAGAAAAAGGAGTAGCCTTCTGCCAAAAAGTAGATATTTTTAAAGCCTCTCTTTGGTTTTCCTATAGGGATGAACCAGCCAATTGGCACATACTTTCCAAGGAACAGGTCAATGAAATCCTAGAAAAGAACAAGAAAAAGGAGAAAGTGGCCAGTTTGGAAGAATATGCCGTGGAAAATGTAGTGGAAGCTGAAAAGGTATTCGAAAATGCTGTAGGACAGGATAGCCTTACCCGATTTGATGCTCCCAAAAGAAAGAAAAACAATAGAAACAATAAAAACAACAATAGAAAAAAGTCCAACTACAAGAAAAAACCTACCAATAATGCTTAG
- the trpS gene encoding tryptophan--tRNA ligase yields the protein MARILTGIQSTGTPHLGNILGAIIPAIKMANDPENESFLFIADMHSLTQIKNGEELRNNTYAVAATWLAFGLDINKTVFYRQSDIPQTAELAWYLSCFFPYQRLTLAHSFKDKADRLDDINAGLFFYPMLMAADILLYDAEIVPVGKDQMQHLEMARDVASRFHAQLGETFVLPNGKVQEDTMYIPGTDGDKMSKSKGNLISLFQTDKQLRKQIMGIQTDSTPMEDPKDPETDNVFALYKILASESQVAEMRENYLRGNYGYGHAKQALYEVVIDRFGEAREKFDYYMTHLDELDAALALGAEKAKIVADEVLDRVRKKVGY from the coding sequence ATGGCACGAATATTAACAGGAATACAAAGTACGGGAACCCCACACTTGGGAAATATATTGGGGGCAATTATCCCTGCCATAAAAATGGCCAACGATCCCGAAAACGAATCTTTTCTTTTTATTGCCGATATGCACTCGCTTACCCAGATCAAAAACGGTGAAGAATTGCGAAACAACACCTATGCCGTTGCCGCTACTTGGCTTGCTTTTGGCTTGGATATAAATAAAACGGTATTTTATCGTCAAAGCGATATTCCACAAACTGCGGAACTGGCGTGGTACCTAAGTTGTTTTTTTCCATATCAGCGACTTACCCTCGCCCATTCATTTAAGGACAAGGCCGATAGACTGGATGACATTAACGCTGGACTGTTTTTTTATCCCATGTTAATGGCAGCGGATATTCTGCTTTATGATGCGGAAATAGTGCCCGTAGGCAAGGACCAGATGCAACATTTGGAAATGGCCCGCGATGTAGCCTCGAGATTTCATGCGCAGTTGGGGGAAACCTTCGTGTTACCAAATGGCAAGGTGCAGGAAGACACCATGTACATTCCTGGAACGGATGGGGATAAGATGAGTAAAAGCAAGGGCAATCTTATCAGTCTTTTTCAAACCGATAAGCAATTGAGAAAACAGATAATGGGAATACAAACGGACAGTACTCCTATGGAAGACCCTAAAGATCCAGAGACGGATAACGTTTTTGCTTTGTATAAAATTCTGGCTTCAGAAAGTCAGGTTGCGGAAATGCGCGAGAATTACCTCAGGGGGAATTATGGATACGGTCATGCCAAGCAAGCCTTGTACGAAGTGGTGATAGATCGATTTGGGGAGGCCCGAGAAAAGTTCGATTACTATATGACCCACCTAGACGAATTGGATGCAGCCTTGGCTTTGGGGGCGGAAAAGGCCAAAATTGTGGCCGATGAGGTTTTGGATCGGGTAAGAAAAAAAGTTGGGTATTAG